One segment of Sesamum indicum cultivar Zhongzhi No. 13 linkage group LG4, S_indicum_v1.0, whole genome shotgun sequence DNA contains the following:
- the LOC105160098 gene encoding magnesium transporter MRS2-5, with amino-acid sequence MAQTGPPPSSTVPETMTFLNSARYYSDLHGGQNTRGSGFPGLKKRGHNLGSRSWILIDSKGNSKVVELDKFTLMRRCSLPSRDLRLLDPLFIYPSTILGREKAIVVSLEQIRCIITADEVILKNSLDGSALQYKSELCKRLETSKDQYDDLPFEFRALELALESTCMSLDAQVKELEKEIYPVLDELASSISTSNLERVRRFKGHLLALTQRVQKVCDEIEHLMDDDGDMAEMYLTEKKERRDDLTNDDLCDQTISNKENVNVVSKSAPVSPVGSYSGVPKLQRALSNISSSKHGSLLSSSSGGENIDQLEMLLEAYFVVIDNTLNKLLSLKEYIEDTEDLINIKLGNVQNQLIQFELLLTAATFVATIFTVVTAVFGMNFDDTVFENASTFNWVLIITGVSCGLLYLAFLIYFRHKKVFPL; translated from the exons ATGGCTCAAACAGGACCTCCACCTTCCAGTACTGTTCCTGAAACTATGACTTTCCTTAACTCTGCACGATATTATTCAGATTTGCATGGGGGTCAAAATACACGTGGATCAGGATTTCCAGGCTTAAAGAAGAGAGGTCATAATCTTGGAAGTCGGTCTTGGATATTGATTGATTCGAAAGGGAATTCAAAAGTTGTGGAACTGGATAAATTTACTTTAATGAGACGTTGCTCTTTGCCTTCCAGAGATCTCAGGCTTTTGGATCCTTTGTTTATCTACCCCTCCACAATATTAGGTCGTGAGAAAGCTATTGTAGTCAGTCTTGAACAGATAAGATGTATAATCACAGCTGATGAAGTTATACTGAAGAACTCATTGGACGGTTCCGCACTACAGTACAAATCTGAATTATGCAAGCGTCTTGAGACATCAAAAGATCAGTATG ATGACCTGCCTTTCGAGTTCAGGGCTTTGGAGCTTGCTTTGGAAAGTACATGTATGTCTCTTGATGCTCAG GTAAAGGAACTAGAAAAGGAGATATATCCAGTGCTCGATGAATTGGCATCATCAATAAGCACTTCCAATCTAGAGCGTGTGCGTAGATTCAAAGGGCACCTCCTTGCCTTGACTCAACGTGTACAAAAG GTTTGTGATGAAATAGAGCATCTAATGGATGATGACGGAGACATGGCAGAGATGTATTtaacagaaaagaaagaaagaagggaCGACCTCACCAACGATGATCTATGTGATCAAACAATcagtaataaagaaaatgtcaacgTTGTCTCTAAATCTGCACCTGTTTCTCCCGTGGGATCGTATAGTGGAGTTCCCAAATTACAGAGAGCTTTGAGCAATATCAGTTCCTCTAAACATGGAAGCTTATTGAGTTCATCCAGTGGTGGGGAAAACATTGATCAGCTTGAAATGTTGCTTGAAGCGTACTTTGTCGTCATAGACAACACACTCAACAAGTTGCTATCG CTTAAAGAGTATATCGAGGATACTGAGGATTTAATCAACATAAAGCTG GGAAATGTTCAGAATCAGCTGATCCAATTTGAGTTGCTTCTTACAGCTGCTACTTTTGTGGCTACTATATTCACCGTTGTGACTGCAGTTTTTGGTATGAACTTCGATGACACCGTATTTGAAAATGCATCAACATTCAACTGGGTACTTATCATTACAGGAGTGTCTTGTGGACTGTTGTATTTGGCCTTTTTGATATATTTCAGGCACAAAAAAGTCTTTCCCTTGTGA